Genomic DNA from Xyrauchen texanus isolate HMW12.3.18 chromosome 28, RBS_HiC_50CHRs, whole genome shotgun sequence:
caactttgccatcagattactCAAGTCTGgagtttctatacaaattttgtgagacagaattacataacagaaaaaaattatctataaaacaaactccagaaaacaggtagaataaacacaaagaacgtgtagatacattcacaaaactgtcccgaaggtgtgtacCTCCACAAAACAACCTTCAGCCACTAGCGGATCcggtacgcacacacacacacacacacacacacatacacacacgctcacacatacacacacacacacacacacacacacacacacacaaaaggctgTTCAGATTCCTCAGGCACTCAAACGAATTTTCAGTGAGCCAGATGTTACATGAGTGCAGAAGATGACATAATtcctccaatgtcctgcaaaaaatattccacaaaacgaACTCTAgaagagtttcttgaaggagtattactacacaaaacaaactccagccgctaggcagaatcagcacaaaaagaaacaaaaaagatgcCCAGTTTCCCCGGACAGTCAAATGATGTTCAGTGAATCAGGCCGACTCGGCTGCAACATAAGCACCACACAAAGACTTTCatattccattgactttatgaaggacaatgcttgttgagtaaatgtaaatactttgcggccattcATGGCATCTATTCTCAACCTGGCCGAGAACATCATTGCAAAAGCTATCCTCCatcgatgcaagagtttcttgaaggagtgttactacacaaatcatactccagccactaggcagaaccagcacaaaaagaaacaaaaaggtgcccagtttccttggacagtcaagcaaatgttcagtgagtcagactCTCTCGGCTGCTATGTGAGAATCACACAATGACTtgctcattccattgactttatgaaggacaatgcttgttgCGGACAAGTAATTACTTTGCGGCCATTCTTAGGATCTATTATCAATTTGGcagggaacatcagtgcaaaagcgatcgtCAGTTGAATTCAGAGTTTCTtgaattccttgaatcgatcacgtttctctcttggcAAAtttgtctgggaacaagaaaatgttgtggttcttccaagaaagcctacctttactcctcgcctcacgtaatacaagatctttattggacgatctcagaaatttggccagaattgatctggacctgtctccctcagcggatcgccgagccagaaccctgtgagctcattagaatttccagcttatggcctgtcgagcagactcggaaagagcccatccagaaaTTCtaccatattctgaccctctgctcgCTTCCAACAGTTCAGACGATGTTTTGCTGTctcgattctcaaggtcttccaacatTTCCCAAACACATTCCAagtccaccttggttgctagcgggTTAGCATCTAATTCCtcctccgatgactccagataataaTCAATCAGTTTCTCAACAtccgccactcttgtaaccaactcagtgaatttcgtctccatggcagtgatcgatcgacatattacagcaagatcctccaagtcagcaatgacctttgtcagcattACCAACATATTcgacagttgatgctgaatctctTTCAACGCACCttccaaattgagtccctggtccgaggcctgctgctcaggggcttcagcttgagcacgtaagtgtcttttaatgtctccagagcctgaggattttgaatgacctttgtcagcattACCAACATATTcgacagttgatgctgaatctctTTCAACGCACCttccaaattgagtccctggtccgaggcctgctgctcaggggcttcagcttgagcacataagtgtcttttaatgtctccagagcctgaggattttgaattctatGACATATGTTCTTCATAGAAACTGACAAAAACTATAACGTAGAAAACTATAAAAAGCAACATTAGTTAAGACAGTTGTAAAACCTTAAGTTGCAACGTTATCTGGAGACCCAATCAAAAACAGCTATATTCATGTATAAAGAACACCTAAAATATTGCAAGTACTAACCAAATTATTGCAATATTTCTTGCAAATTAttgcaaaattaaattatttacttttatattgtcattgtattAAAGCCACaacaaattcaattaaaatattagctgacaaatatttttgaatttaattaacatcatttcttttttctacCCACTAttaaagtagtagtagtagtagtagtagtagtagtagtcctttactgtcacatagtaaaccagtgaaattggccatcgacctgtccatacaaacatacatatgacaagggggtatacaggacaggaagacagggaatttagaaagaaatacagcatgacatgaggagaggagaggagaaaaaaaggcAGCACCCAGAATATGCtgcttaagaagtacagtgtgggaacaggaaaaaaacacctcagcaacattagcacataatcagtacactctacaacatgaacaagacttgcaacaggggaggggattggggggtggaggtggcccagcacaggcaagcagccatccggacctgcagccatgttcggcgctggtcacagacccgcctgtcagactgggggtacaaagcgcaGGCTGAGGGATAGGGTAttgggcggatgattgcatatctgtatatatgtgtaagagttcatgtgtgtgtaggcctggagagtcgctatgccagcatctaatctaggtgcctcagtccgcagggttgtcatagcgatacacagcaagttgccatggagacaaccttgatcaggtcccagacatagtcaacaatcaccaggtgtctggggagtcgggaaggaacgcgagagtggcttactgcagtgctcttccggggagttgttgttccaacagcggccttggccaaggccagtgctggttgagggctcgaaacagataagattgggattgtttggtcttaaggagagtagccgcattctaatttacacggctattctcctggtccattttggtctctgaaacaatccatttgcctttgcaaagctgtgagcttctccatgatgttatccgtgattttggttcatagacccagtctgagtgcagacagctctgcccactgttacaatcatgacgggcagccttgtggggctttggacagctgtcaccgtcttcttaactcctaGATAAACCAGGgaaatgcctaatccaatcagcagaagacctgttatcatggtcccgaataggtagatatcttcaacgtcctccacggaaagagccgccagacacacgacccgccacctctcccacgcgtccatcgtgtagccagctgcgaacgttctgtcagggcagacaggttccccccgaacccaagcttccaagatggtgtcaattgcgttgagagaccagttgatcaaatccatgatgtcttagttcgaagagcagtgctgagagagtctctcaagtacaagacagtagactagatatgacgagaggagcaaagcagggaagataagggtagggagagggtgagaaaatgcgaccgccttcgttgagagccaaaGAGAAGTAATGTTGGTAAACTTGTTTGTAGCGCCTAGTAATGgttgacaataaaataattaagaataAACTCATGATTCCCAACCAGTTTTTAGATGACGTTAGTTTTTAGTTAGcagttgatgctgaatctctTTCAACGCACCttccaaattgagtccctggtccgaggcctgctgctcaggggcttcagcttgagcacgtaagtgtcttttaatgtctccagagcctgaggattttgaatgacctttgtcagcattACCAACATATTcgacagttgatgctgaatctctTTCAACGCACCttccaaattgagtccctggtccgaggcctgctgctcaggggcttcagcttgagcacataagtgtcttttaatgtctccagagcctgaggattttgaattctatGACATATGTTCTTCATAGAAACTGACAAAAACTATACGTAGAAAACTATAAAAAGCAACATTAGTTAAGACAGTTGTAAAACCTTAAGTTGCAACGTTATCTGGAGACCCAATCAAAAACAGCTATATTCATGTATAAAGAACACCTAAAATATTGCAAGTACTAACCAAATTATTGCAATATTTCTTGCAAATTAttgcaaaattaaattatttacttttatattgtcattgtattAAAGCCACaacaaattcaattaaaatattagCTGACAAATATTTTTGAATTTAATTAACATCATTTCTTTTTCTACCCACTAttaaagtagtagtagtagtagtagtagtagtagtcctttactgtcacatagtaaaccagtgaaattggccatcgacctgtccatacaaacatacatatgacaagggggtatacaggacaggaagacagggaatttagaaagaaatacagcatgacatgaggagaggagaggagaaaaaaaggcAGCACCCAGAATATGCtgcttaagaagtacagtgtgggaacaggaaaaaaacacctcagcaacattagcacataatcagtacactctacaacatgaacaagacttgcaacaggggagggattgggggtggaggtggcccagcacaggcaagcagccatccggacctgcagccatgttcggcgctggtcacagacccgcctgtcagactgggggtacaaagcggcgaaggcgagggatagggtattgggcggatgattgcatatctgtatatatgtgtaagagttcatgtgtgtgtaggcctggagagtcgctatgccagcatctaatctaggtgcctcagtccgcaggggttgtcatagcgatacacagcaagttgccatggagacaaccttgatcaggtcccagacatagtcaacaatcaccaggtgtctggggagtcggggaaggaacgcgagagtggcttactgcagtgctcttccgggggagttgttgttccaacagcggccttggccaaggccagtgctggttgagggcgcccgaaacagataagattgggattgtttggtcttaaggagagtagccgcattctaatttacacggctattctcctggtccattttggtctctgaaacaatccatttgcctttgcaaagctgtgagcttctccatgatgttatccgtattttggttcatagacccagtctgagtgcagacagctctgcccactgttacaatcatgacgggcagccttgtggggctttggacagctgtcaccgtcttcttaactcctcgataaaccagggaaatgcctaatccaatcagcagaagacctgttatcatggtcccgaataggtagatatcttcaacgtcctccacggaaagagccgccagacacacaacccgccacctctcccacgcgtccatcgtgtagccagctgcgaatgttctgtcagggcagacaggttccccccGAACacaagcttctcgtcgagaagatggtgtcaattgcgttgagagaccagttgatcaaatccatgatgtcttagttcgaagagcagtgctgagagagtctctcaagtacaagacagtagactagatatgacgagaggagcaaagcagggaagataagggtagggagagggtgagaaaatgcgaccgccttcgttgagagccaaaGAGAAGTAATGTTGGTAAACTTGTTTGTAGCGCCTAGTAATGgttgacaataaaataattaagaataAACTCATGATTCCCAACCAGTTTTTAGATGACGTTAGTTTTTAGTTAgcagaatgaaaaaaaattactgcataaaaaaaaaaagtataacagTTAACACGCTAGCTAAGTAAAgatattactctctctctctctcaacatttTATGGAACCTTTTTGTGTCCACTTGTGGCACCCGGGGGGTCACCActccccagtttgaaaacccctggtttaAATCTACAACATCAAACACATGAACTGAAATGTAACCAAAACATTTTTCATCAATAAAAATTAACACAAGCCTAATCATGCTTTTCAACATCAGAAATTGCAAGGGCTATTTGGGCTTACAAAAAAGACTACACGAAACTACAACAGCCAGTAACagcaaaatgtttccttttgtagGCTGGGATTTAACTCTTAAGAAAGACTAAGTGTAAGAGCATGCTCGAGTGAGACAGGTAGCTGTGTGGAGGATTCTCTTTCCAGGAGGAAGAGATGGAATGAACAGCAGATGACTCTAGAGGAGGTAAAACAACCCTGTGAACCGAGAAGACATCATGCTGATTTCCCGAGATCCTGCCACAGCACTTCACACTGCATAGCCTAACTCAGGAAGAGTCGAAATGCATGCTATCTGCATGTAGTGAACAGCAAATACCTTTGGATTTTACACTCTGCTGACATGTTAGTCTTATATAAGAATTTGCTGCCTCTGTGTTTAGCTCTATGACTAGTTTGCACAACAGCAGACAGCTATCATTCCTGTTTTGGAAtggtaaatatgtttttgtggttCAGTGTTCAAATGGTAATGAACAAGGgtgaaaaccacattatataacttaaagggatatttcacacaaaaatgaaaataattgtattatttactcacgctcatgccatcctagaggtgcatgactttcattcttctgctgaacacaaattatgatttttagaagaatacctgagctcagtaggtccatacaatgcaagtgattggtgagcaggcctttcaagctccaaaaagcagataaagtgtGCATAAATTTAATCCATCAGTGGTTTAGTTAATGTCCTCTGAAGTGATCCAggtggttttgggtaagaacagaccaaaatgtaactcctttttcactatacatcttgacagcagtttcCTTGGTGATCATAATCAAGCACTAGTTAccgaagtgtaatcaagcttaaaatcatgattgtgccatgAGCCAGCACTGGCAAGATGTACAATGATAAAGGAGCTATATTTTGGTCAGTTTTTACCCAAAACCAACTAGATAAATTCAGAAGACATATTAAGAACACATTCTCGTTCTTGTGAAAATCAGTCCTGTCTAATACCTTGAAAGAGTGAACTCGGAAGACTTGAGGACATAAAACACATATATGCAAGTAATTTTTTGGAAGTGAATGATGATGTTAAACTAGTCCACAAAAACATAAGATTGATAAAATAAAGAATTTTGAGAAACAGACTTTGATAAAACCACTTGCGTtgtgttgattacttttatgccgactttatctcctttttggagcttcaaaagcctgatcaccattcactttcattttatggacctctctgagatattcttccaaaaatcttcaattgtgttcagcaaaaaaaagaaagtcatatacatcttagatggcatggggtgagtaaatgatgagggaattttcattttttggtgaactatccctttaagtgattcCCATACATTTTCAGGGATTGCAGATGAGTTTTGAGAGTAAGTTCGGTTACCCTGTCATGTGTGAACAGTTGTGTCATACAGTGTGATAGCCACCCTGCATTGCACACATACTGTACTTGTTTCTCCCTCTTTTAATGTGGGGTTTTGGTAACTCAGAGATGGTGAGCTGTTTGTCATCTGAAGGGTTTAAGTGCAGTTGTTGTCTTCTATCAGAGCTGTTCCCATCAGGATGCGACCCAAAAGCTGCACTCAACATTAGTTCacaattaaaaagttttaaaagcaACTGTTGGTTAATTATGATAAGACAATTGAATCTGCACCATGATTGGAATCATTTATGAAATAATATTCATTATTTCATGGAAATCTCCATCTTTTATAATTACTTTAGTAACAGGCCTTATTCATGCAATAATATAAAAGGGATGGTTACTTATATGTAGAACAAGTGTCTCTTTAAAAGCAGTTCAGCAAGAATcccacagaaatgtttttgttgagcGCATATTAACGAGAGTGGAGCTGCATGGCTTCTTTACCACAAACTTtctatgtaataataattaaatgttttgaactgagtgtaaagaacagaaagcaaAGTCTTTCCAGCAAGTGTAacggttaccgtggtatgtgccggcttaggttcgccgggcgctgagggcagagtcaaggggggtttagggcatggggctgcggcaggcggaggctggagcacagagaccacaccctttctcctcttcctccgggctgatgcgactggcgtggctgggatgctgttcctggtcagtgTGGGTTCAGGCTCGCaaaccggggcaggcgtgggctctggtttgcagaccggggtaggtgtgacagggggggccccggacagctgaagggtctccacagtgggtggaggggtagggtcctcctccacgacgcccacggtgagctgtgagccacaaactagtagggtcgcctccaggaagtcgcagagcgtccagccgtgcgttgcctgtggcaaccgctccctcagcgccgcgttcagattgccccgaaagaaggccaccaaggctgagtccgggaagtctgagacactcgccaggttcaggaaatcgtggatgtggtcttcaatggggcggtcctcttgctttaagcagagcagatggtagttcgcaagttggactgctggatccatgggtgggtcgatcgttctgttgaccctacccctccacccactgtggagacccttcagctgtccggggcCCCCCCGTCAcacctaccccggtctgcaagccagagcccacgcctgccccggtttgcgaacccacgctgaccaggaacagcatcccagccacgagagtcgcatcagcccggaggaagaggagaaagggagtggtctctgtgctccagcctccgcctgccgcagccccatgccctaaaccccccttgactctgccctcagcgcccggcgaacctaagccggcacataccacgggcTGCTACATAAGTTTATCTTCCATGGTTACATGTGGCAACAAGATTGACTGCAGACATGCCAGGAATTCTGTTGGGAGACGTGTTCCCTGACTTTGAAGCAGAGACTACGATCGGGAAGATCAAATTTCATGAATTCTTGGGAAATTCATGGGGTATCTTGTTCTCACATCCACGTGACTTCACTCCAGTATGTACGACTGAATTAGCCCGTGCTGCAAAGCTGAGTGACGAGTTTAAGAAACGTGATGTGAAGATGATCGCACTGTCCATTGACAGTGTGGAGGACCACCACAAATGGAGTCAGGACATTATGGCATTCAACCAAGACAAAGCATGCGGTCTATTGCCATACCCTATCATAGCAGATGACAAGAGGGAGTTATCTGTCTTATTGGGAATGCTGGACCCTGATGAGAAGGACAAATTAGGGATGCCCCTCACTGCTCGCTGTGTGTTTGTTATTGGTCCTGATAAGAGGCTGAAGCTGTCTATTCCCTCctcgcgaagtcttgttagccccggccacatttctgagcgttCTACCCGTTTTCTTGTTTATCTCGTGTACCAGTCTAGCCTGTTTCTCCCGACCTCGatagtttgccgcctgcctagTTTACTCTGCCTGTTCTCCGCCCACGATCgttcgctgcctgccctgacccactGCCTGTTCTTGTTACGAGCCTGCCCGTCCTCCTCTCACTGTGTGTGTCTGCGGACTCCGTCTGCTCGTCCCGAGTTGACACCTCCCCTtaaaccgcacatggatcccaaccagcccgaGTCCTCGTcacagcaagtcagtccactgtcggccatctttggaatgctctcggaaGGCTATTTCCAAAGTTAGAAGTCTAACTTTTACTCTTTACATGCATGAAACAATCTTGGTGCAGAACTTCTTcgccactatactactcaatcactggtgagtaaaATCAGAAAATGTTCCAGCCAGAGGCTAATCAAGGACATTTATATTGCATAGCAcaaatttgtttgaaaaatgtgaTTGATTTACTTTGGATCGAAAGAATCAATATTGGGACCATTCAAATGGAGGTTGCGATAATcggattgtttttttatttttattatcaatatTAAAGTTTTGTTTCAGTAGAAAAGACAAATGCTCTGTAAGTGTGGTCAAGGAAATTAAGATCTTCCTCTTCCTGCTCTTTGGTATTTAACACAGATCATCAACCACAGGAATGGATTTTCCCTCCTAGCGACACCATGATTGCACTCAAGTTCTGATATTCTGTGCGATATCATGCTTCAGTGAGTGGAGCGGCAGGAAACCCAGGAAAACATGCAGGCAGAGGCAGATATTTTAGCTGCTCTCTATTTCCCTTCATTAACCAGAGCACATAAATATGACATGTGCTGTAACCTTCTCACTATGCCCTATGCAGATCAGCTACTAAAAGATGCCATACAGCTTACAtgttttattaatgacttacagCTTTGGATTTCGCTGTGTGCAATCATGTTTAACTCATCAGTCTGAGGTTGTATAATGGCAAAAGCTCTGATGCAACACAGGGCACATGCAACCACTTGTAAAGGTGAAATTTTCAAAGTGTAATTGTCTTTATAGAGGatgaatgcaaatgtaaatgtgctAAAGCTGTGCACATTTATTACCCATGCAGAAATCCTAAAGAGATCTGTAAACATCTTTACTGCTACAGTAATTGTTCAATGTTTTCCACAGCTAGTGATGAAATATGGGAAATTTGATGAGAAATTTGGCAAGAACAAAAGTATTCCACATGGATTGTGCTagcaaatcttcattttttttcagATGCTGCATTAACAAGATTTATGCTGGAAACAAATAATGGGTCTCTGAGGTTTAGGATGTGACAGGAGGATTTGGAAGTGGAAACATCCATTTGAATCTTGATTTACTGAACTGGTGTGATCATTAAATTCGTAGACGTACATGAGAGAACCATGTAATTGAAAGGAGCTGCTTTCCAGAAACCTTCATAAAAGCGCActttattaaatttgatttaaagtgttttattttaatttagaaagACTATTATTCCCCCCAAAAAAGTCTATAAAGCTGTTTATCTTGTAGTCCAAATATCCGGAAgataattcaccatgggttccctccgGATTTTCTTAtggattttaataataaaaataataatatttataatcttataaaaaaataagtaaaataaggtctgtggtaaactaCTTGATAACgcatggatgttttgttctacaacataaattacacacaatcatacctcaaacctgaattttgaagccatactgaattacatactttttttttaaaacacacagcagcttcaaaattcacatttcagGTATGACTATGTCTCATTTATGTTATAGACATATTTATGTTGtagaaaaaactgttcttgtgcctgacggttctggtgctcagtgctctgtagtgtcagccagaaggcaacagtttaaaatggtagtgggctgggtgagtgggatccagagtgatttaccaacccttttcctcactctggaagtgtacaatGCTTCAAGGGAGggcaaggggcaaccaataatccgattaacagtccaaactgtcctttgtagtcgtctgatgtccaatttcatagctgaatcaaaacagacagttactgaagtgcagaggacaagGAAGTATAACCTCTGCTGGGCCATTTTCACAATGTAGTCAACGTGGATCTCCCACTTCAAGTCCTGTGAGAttgtagtgcccaggaacctgattgactccactgctgccacagtgctgtttagaatagtGAGCAGGTTCAATGTAGGGGTGTTCTTCCTAAAGTCctcaatcatctccactgttttgagcgtgttgagcttcaggttgttatgactgcaccagtgagccagccattcaacctcccttctgtatgcagatttattgtcatcttggatgaggccattgacagtagtgtcatctacaaacttcaggagcttgacagaggggtccttggcagtgcagtcatatgtatacagggagaagagtagtggggagagcacacatccctggggggcaccagtgctgatcgtacatgtgctggaagtgaatttatCTTACATGAGCTGgtttaatttattccataggagagctgggaggatggtgttgaaagccaaaatTAAGTCCacaaaaaaggatccttgcatatgttgCTGGTCTTTTTAGATATTACAGGATATATA
This window encodes:
- the LOC127621709 gene encoding peroxiredoxin-6-like — translated: MPGILLGDVFPDFEAETTIGKIKFHEFLGNSWGILFSHPRDFTPVCTTELARAAKLSDEFKKRDVKMIALSIDSVEDHHKWSQDIMAFNQDKACGLLPYPIIADDKRELSVLLGMLDPDEKDKLGMPLTARCVFVIGPDKRLKLSIPSSRSLVSPGHISERSTRFLVYLVYQSSLFLPTSIVCRLPSLLCLFSAHDRSLPALTHCLFLLRACPSSSHCVCLRTPSARPELTPPLKPHMDPNQPESSSQQNFFATILLNHWCHEENASSITWTTAHLGLDNPLIMEVLSQILV